A genomic window from Halodesulfurarchaeum sp. HSR-GB includes:
- a CDS encoding SpoIIE family protein phosphatase: protein MNPGSTPDEEPTNVDDQEMPKQIPVSIGAATRPISKGVPNGDSYICKTWNDTTLVGVIDGLGHGPPAHQASTAAREYVESNAEKSLETVFRGTDRACRGTRGVVMALAKFDWTAETITFANVGNIKVRVAGPEWTRFIVRRGVIGGNNPGASVVTRDWDPSHTLVMFSDGVATGWEWQDIQQGGQETASTIANRLLEQYGKSDDDATALVVTQTND, encoded by the coding sequence ATGAACCCGGGATCCACCCCCGATGAAGAGCCGACCAATGTTGACGACCAGGAAATGCCGAAACAAATTCCAGTCTCGATTGGAGCCGCAACGAGACCCATATCTAAGGGCGTACCAAACGGAGATTCGTATATTTGCAAAACGTGGAACGATACGACCCTGGTAGGCGTTATTGACGGCCTCGGGCATGGGCCTCCAGCCCACCAGGCCTCAACCGCTGCTCGTGAGTACGTCGAGTCCAATGCCGAAAAGAGTCTTGAGACGGTCTTTCGAGGGACAGACCGTGCCTGCAGGGGGACCCGTGGGGTCGTTATGGCGCTCGCGAAATTCGATTGGACCGCTGAAACGATCACCTTTGCCAACGTTGGAAATATCAAGGTTCGGGTCGCTGGACCCGAGTGGACCAGATTCATTGTCCGACGTGGGGTCATCGGGGGAAACAATCCGGGGGCTTCTGTTGTCACTCGGGACTGGGACCCCTCGCATACATTGGTCATGTTTTCGGACGGGGTTGCGACAGGGTGGGAGTGGCAGGACATCCAACAAGGAGGTCAGGAAACGGCCAGCACGATAGCAAACCGATTGCTCGAACAGTATGGCAAATCCGACGACGATGCTACAGCCCTCGTCGTCACCCAAACCAATGACTGA